From the genome of Cucumis sativus cultivar 9930 unplaced genomic scaffold, Cucumber_9930_V3 scaffold113, whole genome shotgun sequence, one region includes:
- the LOC116405509 gene encoding protein ENHANCED DOWNY MILDEW 2-like isoform X1, with translation MPDDLQGKSAAKVSKSFERSSSDGKLLGKVTAKSLWSSESKNVKLGNISRNSLNQKGESVLMDIDKTIKVKKSSLVGKSAIPTKRFDPSKIYKEDRSGMLLLDANSERRLMDMMKNVASSITLEDVIKKHKVPSTHAYSLKHVVDKTIKMGKLEGSVVAVRAALRKLEEGCCIEDAEAVCEPEVLNHIFKWKNKLRVYLAPFLYGMRYSSFGCHFTKVEKLVEVYLFLQQCFSSI, from the exons ATGCCAGATGACCTTCAGGGAAAATCTGCTGCAAAAGTATCCAAATCATTTGAGAGGTCCTCATCTGATGGGAAGCTTCTTGGTAAAGTGACTGCGAAATCATTGTGGAGTTCTGAGtctaaaaatgtgaaattggGTAACATTTCAAGAAACTCTTTGAATCAAAAAGGAGAATCTGTCCTCATGGACATTGATAAGACGATCAAAGTGAAAAAATCCTCCTTAGTTGGCAAGTCTGCCATACCAACCAAGAGATTTGATCCAAGTAAGATTTACAAGGAGGATAGAAGTGGGATGCTCCTATTAGATGCCAATTCGGAGAGGAG GTTAATGGACATGATGAAAAATGTTGCATCGTCAATTACTTTGGAAGACGTAATTAAGAAGCACAAAGTCCCATCTACTCATGcatattctttaaaacatGTAGTGGACAAGACAATTAAGATGGGGAAGTTGGAAGGGTCAGTTGtg GCTGTTCGAGCTGCTCTGCGCAAGCTTGAGGAAGGATGTTGCATTGAGGATGCAGAAGCTGTTTGTGAGCCTGAAGTTCTTAACCACATATTTAAGTGGAAG AACAAACTCAGAGTATATCTTGCACCATTTCTGTATGGCATGCGCTACTCCTCCTTTGGTTGTCATTTTACAAAAGTTGAGAAACTTGTGGAGGTATACTTGTTTTTGCAGCAATGTTTTTCTTCGATTTAA
- the LOC116405509 gene encoding protein ENHANCED DOWNY MILDEW 2-like isoform X2, which produces MPDDLQGKSAAKVSKSFERSSSDGKLLGKVTAKSLWSSESKNVKLGNISRNSLNQKGESVLMDIDKTIKVKKSSLVGKSAIPTKRFDPSKIYKEDRSGMLLLDANSERRLMDMMKNVASSITLEDVIKKHKVPSTHAYSLKHVVDKTIKMGKLEGSVVAVRAALRKLEEGCCIEDAEAVCEPEVLNHIFKWKNKLRVYLAPFLYGMRYSSFGCHFTKVEKLVEELVW; this is translated from the exons ATGCCAGATGACCTTCAGGGAAAATCTGCTGCAAAAGTATCCAAATCATTTGAGAGGTCCTCATCTGATGGGAAGCTTCTTGGTAAAGTGACTGCGAAATCATTGTGGAGTTCTGAGtctaaaaatgtgaaattggGTAACATTTCAAGAAACTCTTTGAATCAAAAAGGAGAATCTGTCCTCATGGACATTGATAAGACGATCAAAGTGAAAAAATCCTCCTTAGTTGGCAAGTCTGCCATACCAACCAAGAGATTTGATCCAAGTAAGATTTACAAGGAGGATAGAAGTGGGATGCTCCTATTAGATGCCAATTCGGAGAGGAG GTTAATGGACATGATGAAAAATGTTGCATCGTCAATTACTTTGGAAGACGTAATTAAGAAGCACAAAGTCCCATCTACTCATGcatattctttaaaacatGTAGTGGACAAGACAATTAAGATGGGGAAGTTGGAAGGGTCAGTTGtg GCTGTTCGAGCTGCTCTGCGCAAGCTTGAGGAAGGATGTTGCATTGAGGATGCAGAAGCTGTTTGTGAGCCTGAAGTTCTTAACCACATATTTAAGTGGAAG AACAAACTCAGAGTATATCTTGCACCATTTCTGTATGGCATGCGCTACTCCTCCTTTGGTTGTCATTTTACAAAAGTTGAGAAACTTGTGGAG GAACTTGTTTGGTGA
- the LOC116405509 gene encoding protein ENHANCED DOWNY MILDEW 2-like isoform X3: MLYQRRDLCQMTFRENLLQKYPNHLRGNSLNQKGESVLMDIDKTIKVKKSSLVGKSAIPTKRFDPSKIYKEDRSGMLLLDANSERRLMDMMKNVASSITLEDVIKKHKVPSTHAYSLKHVVDKTIKMGKLEGSVVAVRAALRKLEEGCCIEDAEAVCEPEVLNHIFKWKNKLRVYLAPFLYGMRYSSFGCHFTKVEKLVEVYLFLQQCFSSI; this comes from the exons ATGTTGTATCAAAGAAGGGATCTATGCCAGATGACCTTCAGGGAAAATCTGCTGCAAAAGTATCCAAATCATTTGAGAG GAAACTCTTTGAATCAAAAAGGAGAATCTGTCCTCATGGACATTGATAAGACGATCAAAGTGAAAAAATCCTCCTTAGTTGGCAAGTCTGCCATACCAACCAAGAGATTTGATCCAAGTAAGATTTACAAGGAGGATAGAAGTGGGATGCTCCTATTAGATGCCAATTCGGAGAGGAG GTTAATGGACATGATGAAAAATGTTGCATCGTCAATTACTTTGGAAGACGTAATTAAGAAGCACAAAGTCCCATCTACTCATGcatattctttaaaacatGTAGTGGACAAGACAATTAAGATGGGGAAGTTGGAAGGGTCAGTTGtg GCTGTTCGAGCTGCTCTGCGCAAGCTTGAGGAAGGATGTTGCATTGAGGATGCAGAAGCTGTTTGTGAGCCTGAAGTTCTTAACCACATATTTAAGTGGAAG AACAAACTCAGAGTATATCTTGCACCATTTCTGTATGGCATGCGCTACTCCTCCTTTGGTTGTCATTTTACAAAAGTTGAGAAACTTGTGGAGGTATACTTGTTTTTGCAGCAATGTTTTTCTTCGATTTAA